The proteins below come from a single uncultured Carboxylicivirga sp. genomic window:
- a CDS encoding superoxide dismutase — protein sequence MAFELPKLDYAYDALEPHIDARTMEIHHTKHHAAYTNNLNAAIEGTDLAGKSIEDILANISNQSVAVRNNGGGFYNHNLFWKVMSPNGGGQPTGELAAAIDKAFGSFDQFKEQFSKAAATRFGSGWAWLVKQSNGELVVTSTANQDNPLMDIADVKGTPILGLDVWEHAYYLNYQNKRPDYIGAFYNVINWDEVATRFKV from the coding sequence ATGGCATTTGAATTACCAAAATTAGATTATGCTTACGACGCATTAGAACCACATATTGATGCAAGAACAATGGAAATTCACCATACAAAGCATCACGCTGCCTATACCAATAACCTTAACGCAGCAATTGAAGGTACCGATTTAGCAGGTAAAAGCATTGAAGATATTTTAGCAAACATATCTAACCAATCAGTAGCAGTGCGAAACAATGGTGGCGGATTTTACAACCACAACCTGTTCTGGAAAGTGATGTCACCAAATGGCGGCGGCCAGCCAACAGGTGAATTAGCCGCAGCTATAGATAAGGCTTTTGGATCATTTGATCAATTTAAAGAGCAATTTTCTAAAGCTGCTGCAACACGATTCGGTTCAGGTTGGGCATGGTTGGTTAAACAATCAAACGGTGAGTTGGTTGTTACATCAACAGCAAATCAAGACAATCCTTTAATGGATATTGCTGATGTAAAAGGTACACCTATTTTAGGTTTAGATGTTTGGGAACACGCATATTATTTGAACTATCAAAATAAACGTCCCGACTATATCG
- a CDS encoding MATE family efflux transporter: MNREILRLAIPNILTNLTVPLLGMVDMHLMGYQDSASFMGAVALGGVIFNFVYWGFAFLRMSLSGLAAQAYGRESKHDMAMLLFRGLFLALSAGIILLFMQKGVIQLSLFILEGSEEVKMLAADYFYVRIWAAPAAIALMVINGWFLGMQNAVYPMIISITINVVNIITSFVFVKGLGMKVEGVALGSVVSQYVGIVLSLVLFLKKYKYILGYFKFKDVIQRSGLLSFMNVSGDIFLRTLCVIVVFTFFTSKSAGTGDIVLAANSALLQFLFLFSYFLDGFAYAAEALIGKFTGSRNFALLKTATKNLFLWGGGFAVLFVIVFAVGGKSILFLFTNQDDVIDLAVTYLPWLIILPITGFSSFIWDGIYIGATASRLMRNTMLMATAVFFILFVSFRSSLGNHALWLAMNSFMLGRGVFQTILHKKLKVFRMH; this comes from the coding sequence ATGAACCGCGAGATTCTTCGATTAGCAATACCAAATATTTTAACGAACCTAACTGTTCCATTACTTGGAATGGTTGATATGCATTTAATGGGCTATCAGGATAGTGCATCGTTTATGGGTGCAGTAGCCTTGGGAGGAGTTATTTTTAATTTTGTTTATTGGGGCTTTGCTTTTTTAAGAATGAGTTTGAGTGGATTGGCAGCTCAAGCTTATGGTCGAGAGAGTAAACATGATATGGCTATGCTTCTTTTTCGAGGATTGTTCTTAGCATTATCAGCAGGGATAATATTGCTGTTTATGCAAAAGGGAGTGATTCAACTTAGTCTTTTTATACTGGAAGGTAGTGAAGAGGTGAAGATGCTTGCTGCTGATTATTTTTATGTTCGTATATGGGCCGCACCTGCAGCAATTGCTTTGATGGTGATAAATGGTTGGTTTTTGGGTATGCAAAATGCTGTATATCCAATGATTATCTCTATTACCATCAATGTTGTAAATATTATTACGTCTTTTGTTTTTGTAAAAGGTTTGGGAATGAAAGTAGAAGGGGTGGCATTAGGATCTGTTGTTTCGCAATATGTTGGTATTGTACTTTCTTTGGTGTTATTTCTGAAGAAGTATAAATATATCTTGGGATACTTTAAGTTTAAAGATGTTATACAGAGATCTGGTTTATTGTCTTTTATGAATGTAAGCGGAGATATATTTCTTCGAACTTTATGTGTAATTGTGGTTTTTACCTTTTTTACATCCAAATCTGCAGGAACTGGAGATATTGTATTAGCAGCAAACAGTGCACTACTTCAGTTTTTATTTTTGTTTTCGTATTTCTTAGATGGTTTTGCATATGCTGCCGAGGCTTTAATTGGAAAATTTACAGGTAGTAGAAATTTTGCATTACTAAAAACTGCTACAAAAAACTTGTTTTTATGGGGCGGTGGTTTTGCTGTGTTGTTTGTAATAGTTTTTGCAGTAGGAGGAAAATCAATTTTATTTTTATTTACTAATCAAGATGATGTAATAGATTTGGCTGTTACTTATTTGCCATGGCTAATTATTTTACCTATAACTGGTTTTTCGTCGTTTATATGGGATGGTATTTACATTGGAGCCACAGCATCTCGACTAATGCGTAATACCATGTTAATGGCAACAGCTGTGTTTTTTATTTTATTTGTTTCATTTCGCTCATCCCTTGGAAATCATGCTTTGTGGTTAGCTATGAATAGTTTTATGTTGGGGCGTGGTGTATTTCAAACGATATTACACAAAAAGCTTAAAGTATTTCGGATGCATTAA
- a CDS encoding proline dehydrogenase family protein yields the protein MINKLIAQSLPYFPKKFVWIFSKKYIAGETIEEAIIASQQLNNKKIAVTIDLLGEFIKNLDEAKENTTKYLEIIERFEAVKVDGNYSLKPTSFGLLLNEEKCYEYVREIVACAAKHDSFIRIDMEDSPCVDMEIELYRKLKAEFPKNVGLVVQAYLRRTHSDLQNLMDIHSEEAPLNFRLCKGIYVEPKEIAFKDGKEINDNYLKNLEYLLTNKVRVGIATHDRKLVEGAFKIIEKHNIPGDQFEFQMLYGVTPELRKEIVNKGFRMRVYVPYGKDWFGYSTRRLKENPKMASHIIKSIFVRG from the coding sequence ATTTGTGTGGATTTTCTCCAAAAAATACATTGCTGGCGAAACTATTGAAGAAGCTATCATTGCTTCTCAACAACTGAATAACAAAAAAATAGCGGTTACGATAGATCTCCTTGGTGAATTTATAAAAAATCTTGACGAAGCGAAAGAAAACACAACAAAATATCTTGAAATAATTGAACGTTTTGAAGCGGTGAAAGTTGATGGAAACTATTCGTTAAAACCAACAAGTTTTGGCCTTCTTCTAAATGAGGAAAAATGTTATGAATACGTTAGGGAAATTGTTGCGTGTGCTGCAAAACATGATAGCTTTATAAGAATTGACATGGAGGATTCTCCATGTGTTGATATGGAAATTGAGTTATATAGAAAGTTAAAAGCTGAATTTCCGAAAAATGTTGGCTTAGTTGTTCAAGCATATTTAAGGAGAACACATTCTGATTTGCAAAACCTTATGGATATTCACAGCGAGGAAGCTCCATTAAATTTCAGATTATGTAAAGGTATTTATGTTGAACCCAAAGAAATTGCGTTCAAAGATGGTAAAGAAATAAATGATAATTACCTTAAAAACCTTGAGTACCTGTTAACTAATAAAGTTCGAGTAGGTATTGCTACTCATGATCGTAAATTAGTTGAAGGCGCTTTTAAAATCATAGAAAAACACAATATTCCTGGTGATCAATTTGAATTTCAGATGCTATACGGAGTAACTCCTGAATTACGAAAAGAAATTGTAAATAAAGGATTTAGAATGCGTGTATATGTACCTTACGGAAAAGATTGGTTTGGTTACAGCACTCGTCGTTTAAAAGAAAATCCAAAGATGGCCAGCCATATTATAAAATCAATATTCGTTCGAGGTTAG